The following DNA comes from uncultured Devosia sp..
CCGGCCTGCCGCAGCTCTTCGACAAGACGCTCGACGCCATGGAAATGGCCGCCGACAACGCTTTCATCATGACCAATTTCGTCGATTTCGACAGCGAATACGGCCATCGCCGCGACGTGCCCGGCTATGCCGCCGCCCTCGAATATTTCGACAGCCGCCTGCCCGAACTGATCAGCAAGCTGCGCCACGACGATCTGCTGGTCCTCACCGCCGATCACGGCAATGATCCGACCTGGCCGGGCAGCGATCACACCCGTGAACAGGTGCCGATCCTGGTCTTTTCCCCAAGCCTCAAGCAAGGTGAGATTGGCATTCGCACCACCTTCGCTGATATAGGGGAAAGCATCGCCCATTGGCTGGGGCTCGCGCCCGGCCGCCACGGCAAATCCTTTTTGTGAAAGATGATCTCATGAGCAACGTAACCGTCATCGATCACCCGCTGATCCAGCACAAGCTGACCATCATGCGCAACAAGGAGACGTCCATCGCCGGCTTCCGTCGCCTGCTGCGCGAGATTGCCCATCTGATGTGCTACGAAGTCACCCGCGACCTCGAACTCGAAATGATCCCGATCGAGACGCCGATGACCCAGATGGACAGCCCCGCCATCAAGGGCAAGAAGCTGGTCTTCGCCTCGATCCTGCGCGCTGGCAATGGCCTGCTCGATGGCATGCTGGACCTGGTTCCCGCCGCACGCGTCGCTCATATCGGCATCTATCGCGACCACGAAACGCTTGAGCCGGTCGAATATTACTTCAAGGCGCCGTCCAATCTCGAAGATCGTCTGATCATCGTGGTCGATCCCATGCTGGCCACCGGCAATTCGGCAACGGCAGCGATCGAAAAGCTCAAGGAACGCGGCGCCAACAACATCCGCTTCCTCTGCCTGCTGGCCGCGCCCGAAGGCATCAAGAATTTCGCCGTGGCCCATCCGGACGTGCCGGTCTTCACCGCCTCAATCGACAGCCACCTCGACGAAAAGGGCTATATCGTCCCCGGCCTCGGCGACGCCGGCGACCGCATGTACGGCACGAAGTAGCGGCCTCTTCGAGGTGTCCCGCAGGGCAAATCGCTCCAGTGGAGCGATTTGAACCGAGAAGGCCATGAGAGCTATGCTCGAATGGCCGCGGCCCCCGACCGCTCGTCCTCCTGACTGAAAGAACCATTTATGGCTACCAAGCTCGCCCATTCGATGATCCGCGTTCTCGAAGAGGAGCGCTCGACCGATTTCTACCGACGCGCCTTTGGGCTGGAGATCGTCAATCGCATTGAATTTGCCGATTTCACGCTGGTTTACATGGCCAAGGAGCTCGATGGCTTCGAGCTTGAGCTGACCATCAACCGCGGCCGCACCGAACCCTATGACCTCGGCGATGGCTATGGCCACCTTGCCGTGGTGGTCGACAATCTCCAGTCCGAATACGAGCGCTTCACCGCCGAAGGCTTTACCGTCGGCAAGCTGGTCGATTTCAAGAATGGCAATACGCCGGTCGCGCGCTTCTTCTTCGCCACCGATCCAGATGGCTACAAGATCGAAGTCATCCAGAAGGGCGGCCGCTTCCAGTAGCCAAATACTGACAGAAAAAGAAAAACCCCGGATCGCTCCGGGGTTTTTTGTCATTTGGCCTTGAGCGGCAATCCCAGGGCGATCAGTTCCTTGCGGACCTGCGCAGGGTCCTGGAAGTGGATGCCCTTCATGCCGAACTTACGGGCCGACACGATATTGGGCTCGCTGTCGTCGATGAACACG
Coding sequences within:
- the upp gene encoding uracil phosphoribosyltransferase, whose protein sequence is MSNVTVIDHPLIQHKLTIMRNKETSIAGFRRLLREIAHLMCYEVTRDLELEMIPIETPMTQMDSPAIKGKKLVFASILRAGNGLLDGMLDLVPAARVAHIGIYRDHETLEPVEYYFKAPSNLEDRLIIVVDPMLATGNSATAAIEKLKERGANNIRFLCLLAAPEGIKNFAVAHPDVPVFTASIDSHLDEKGYIVPGLGDAGDRMYGTK
- a CDS encoding VOC family protein, which gives rise to MATKLAHSMIRVLEEERSTDFYRRAFGLEIVNRIEFADFTLVYMAKELDGFELELTINRGRTEPYDLGDGYGHLAVVVDNLQSEYERFTAEGFTVGKLVDFKNGNTPVARFFFATDPDGYKIEVIQKGGRFQ